The Vigna unguiculata cultivar IT97K-499-35 chromosome 6, ASM411807v1, whole genome shotgun sequence genome contains a region encoding:
- the LOC114188332 gene encoding disease resistance protein RLM3-like: MALQNAGIIVFKDDESLPRGKQISPSLRLAIEESRISVVVFLKIYAESWWCLKELEKIMECHRTIGQMVIPVFYDVDPSEVRHHTPFEQDFDKGRRKGAGLEATLEDETWFERVNKPLEHWKEALSVVVQSS, from the exons ATGGCTCTTCAGAATGCAGGAATCATTGTTTTCAAGGATGACGAGTCACTTCCACGGGGAAAGCAAATTTCACCATCTCTGCGGTTAGCAATCGAAGAGTCTCGAATATCTGTTGTTGTTTTCTTGAAAATTTATGCAGAGTCGTGGTGGTGTTTGAAAGAGTTGGAGAAAATAATGGAGTGTCACAGAACCATAGGGCAAATGGTGATACCAGTGTTCTATGATGTTGATCCCTCTGAAGTCCGTCATCATACGCCTTTTGAGCAAGATTTcgacaaaggaagaagaaaaggtgcTGGATTGGAAGCAACGTTGGAGGACGAGACTTG GTTTGAAAGGGTAAACAAGCCCCTGGAGCATTGGAAAGAGGCACTTTCTGTAGTTGTTCAGAGCTCATGA
- the LOC114188718 gene encoding L-ascorbate oxidase-like: MMRIIGLRAVFVWCIWLGLTQYSVGGRVRHYKFDVEYMIRKPDCLEHVVMGINGQFPGPTIRAEVGDTLNIALTNKLFTEGTVIHWHGIRQVGTPWADGTAAISQCAINPGETFNYRFIVDRPGTYFYHGHHGMQRAAGLYGSLIVDLPKGQNEPFHYDGEFNLLLSDLWHTSSHEQEVGLSSKPLKWIGEPQTLLINGRGQFNCSLAAKFVNTTLPECKFKGGEECAPQILHVEPNKTYRIRVASTTSLAALNLAISDHKLLVVEADGNYVTPFAVDDMDIYSGETYSVLLRTDQDSKKNYWVSIGVRGRKPNTPQGLTILNYKTISASVFPSSPPPVTPLWNDFEHSKAFTKKIIAKMGTPQPPKHSDRTIFLLNTQNRVDGFTKWSINNVSLTLPPTPYLGSIKFKLNDAFDQTPPPVTFPQDYDIFNPPVNPNSTIGNGVYRFNLGEVVDVILQNANQLSGNGSEIHPWHLHGHDFWVLGYGEGKFKHGDEKKFNLTHAPLRNTAVIFPYGWTALRFTADNPGVWAFHCHIEPHLHMGMGVIFAEAIHKVGKIPREALTCGLTGKKLVENGRY; this comes from the exons ATGATGAGAATAATAGGGTTGAGAGCAGTTTTTGTATGGTGCATATGGTTAGGATTGACACAGTATTCAGTTGGAGGAAGGGTTAGACACTACAAGTTTGATGTGGAGTACATGATCAGAAAACCAGATTGCTTGGAACACGTTGTGATGGGAATCAACGGTCAGTTTCCAGGACCAACCATTAGGGCTGAAGTTGGTGACACTCTTAACATTGCTCTTACCAACAAGCTCTTCACTGAGGGAACCGTTATTCACTGGCATGGAATCAgacag GTTGGAACTCCCTGGGCAGATGGAACTGCTGCCATTTCACAGTGTGCCATAAATCCAGGAGAAACTTTTAACTACAGATTTATAGTTGACAGG CCTGGAACATACTTTTATCATGGACACCATGGTATGCAAAGAGCAGCAGGGTTGTATGGTTCATTGATAGTAGATTTACCAAAGGGACAAAACGAACCGTTTCACTATGATGGTGAGTTCAACCTTCTTCTAAGTGATTTGTGGCACACCAGCTCGCATGAACAAGAAGTTGGCCTCTCCTCAAAACCGTTAAAATGGATTGGTGAACCTCAG ACTCTGTTGATCAATGGAAGGGGACAATTCAATTGTTCTCTGGCAGCTAAATTCGTAAACACCACTCTACCAGAGTGCAAATTTAAAGGTGGTGAAGAATGTGCCCCTCAAATTCTTCATGTGGAGCCAAACAAGACCTACAGAATTAGGGTTGCCAGCACCACTTCCCTAGCTGCACTCAACTTAGCCATTTCG GATCACAAACTTCTTGTGGTGGAAGCTGATGGAAACTATGTTACACCATTTGCGGTTGATGACATGGATATTTACTCTGGTGAGACCTACTCGGTTCTCCTTCGCACAGATCAAGATTCAAAGAAAAACTATTGGGTTTCAATTGGAGTTAGAGGAAGAAAACCCAACACCCCACAAGGCTTAACCATTCTGAACTACAAGACAATTTCTGCTTCGGTTTTTCCAAGTTCTCCACCACCCGTCACACCCCTTTGGAATGATTTTGAACATAGCAAAGCATTCACTAAGAAAATCATTGCGAAGATGGGAACCCCACAACCTCCAAAACACTCTGATCGTACAATTTTCCTTCTCAACACCCAAAATCGCGTTGATGGGTTCACCAAATGGTCCATTAACAATGTGTCCCTAACTCTGCCCCCAACCCCTTACTTGGGTTCCATCAAGTTCAAACTAAACGATGCTTTTGATCAAACACCTCCACCTGTGACTTTCCCTCAAGACTATGACATTTTCAACCCTCCTGTCAACCCTAACTCAACCATCGGCAATGGGGTTTACAGGTTCAACCTCGGTGAGGTTGTTGATGTGATACTGCAAAATGCAAACCAATTGAGTGGGAATGGTAGTGAGATTCACCCTTGGCACTTGCATGGACATGacttttgggttttggggtatGGAGAAGGGAAATTCAAACATGGTGATGAGAAGAAGTTCAACTTAACACATGCACCTTTGAGGAACACTGCTGTAATATTCCCTTATGGTTGGACTGCGTTGAGGTTTACGGCAGATAACCCAGGAGTTTGGGCCTTTCATTGCCACATTGAACCACATTTGCACATGGGAATGGGTGTCATTTTTGCTGAGGCTATTCACAAAGTTGGAAAAATTCCAAGGGAAGCACTAACTTGTGGTCTTACTGGGAAGAAGCTAGTGGAAAATGGACGCTACTGA